From the Manihot esculenta cultivar AM560-2 chromosome 14, M.esculenta_v8, whole genome shotgun sequence genome, the window gaattttaaatatattattaataaatataattatttaattaattaatttaaaagtcaaTAATATTATCTAGTAACGTGTAAAGACTAACCAAATATTTAGAATATCAAGAGTGGTTTGATTTGACTTTTCAGTACTACATTTAATCCATAAATATGTTTACAACGTTAAATCATATTAGATCCCATCTACCAACTATTGACCAATTGAATGAAATTCTAAATTTCATTTACTAATTTCATTATACTTTACACCAACTGACTAATTGAATGAAATTCTAAATCTCATTTACTAATTTCATTATACTTTacataatgattttattatcaATGCTAGTTAAGAACATACAAGACATTTCCTAATTTATCTAgagtgataaattttattttaatcacataaatattttcatacgATTTTTAATATATCTAATTATCTTTATTTGTTACTCGCATAAAAGTccctatataagattatttattgatttcaaatcAAAATCACTTATACAATCATTACTTGTGTAATCCATAAATATAGGTTATTTTTCACATAAATTTCTGAAACGGATCAACTCAAtacacttatttataaaatacacacatacatattaCTTTTAGCTATCTCATATATGTCAACCTATAATATCAGTtgctttctttaaaaataaaaaatataatatatactaTTCTCAATAGATCTAATTATTACTTAATCATACTAAAAATTATTGACTAGAAACATTTGgagatattatttaaatacaataCGAATTTCACGATTATAATCCCATTATAATTTTTCACAGTAATATAGTTTTatgaattttatctttaatcgaaatttaattaaattaataataaaaataaataataatttttatataatttatttaaatacttaaaatatataaaaaataatatttaattacaacAATAAATTGACCTGATAGGATTCTTGACTAAATGTACTTCAATATTTATActtctaatatttttatctattaaatatCTTTAACTTTGatcataatttaataaacacttaattttttaaaaaaattatctatagactattaaatttttaaaaaatattactattaaatacttaaattttaaaaaaatatatattacttttaaatataaatttaaaatcatgGATGGACACATTATttttaaacacttaaatttataaaaaaatacttaaaaaattagagatttaaatagatattaaattatagatgagggactaaataatagctcatgcaaaatgaaaattataaaatttatcttGTTTTGACGGAAAGTAAAAagtagaaataaaagaaaatgggaGGAAAATAAGGAAATTACATGTCCTAATAAGATGCAAATGAAGTAATTTATTTTCCTTCAAAATGGTGGAAATCGAAAGGAAATAAGGAGAAAATATTTCAATGTTCTTCAAATATAAGAGAAACGTGAATCTGTGGATTTCTCTGCAATTTATACTTTGCATTGTAGTGCAGGAAGTACGTATttgctttcattttctttctctgaTTCAACAATGCTCTTTCCATTTGATGCTCCTTCACAGAATAGATTATTGAATTCTATAGAAGAAATATGagatataattattattctccTAACTTTTAGGAGAGAAACTTAGATTTCTCATCTAAATTATTAATCTATTCAAATAACATAAAAGAAAtcatatttccttttttttttccttcgttTCTTCTTTTAAATCCTCTTACACAATTAGGAATACAAACAAAGGGTTAATCTTAAATCCTCAAACTGATTAAAAGATCAAAGtctattagatttttttttttttaaaaaaaaaaaaaaaaagaaatacgaATTCGTGTGGTGTCCGTTAATCCGTTATAGGCTTATGGCCACCTCTTCCGCCTTTCCTTCTCCAAATTCTGTTGTGTGTGCCTGAGGAACGAACACAGCAATCAACAATGTTGCCCACTTCACTTTCATCTCTGCACGCCACCGCTTCCTCTTCCGTACCCTCTCTTTCTCCTCTTCCCACATCTTCTCCCTAtccttcttcttctacttcttctgcttctgctttctctctttctttccaaCCATCTTCTCACCAGCCACCCCGTCTCCTCTCTTTTTCTCCCAATGCCAATACCCATTTCAGGCGAAACTCAAAAACCAAGGTTTGCTTTCTTCTTGCTTTCATGGGTTATAAACACAAATTCCTACTTAATTTCTTTTGGGCAGGTTTTGAAGGTCAATTGTTCGACAAGTGAACCCTTAAAGGTCATGATATCCGGGGCACCGGCATCCGGGAAAGGCACACAGTGCGAATTAATAGTGAACAAGGTAATCCCATTTCATATTTATGATCTCAGTTTAATTTGTTTGTTTTATCTTTCTTTGTTTCAAGCCATTTATGTGATTCTTATTGTTATTTGCCAAGATCTGGATGTTTTTCCTGAAAATTATAATCTTTCGTAGAGAATTTTCTTGTAATGCCTCAAACACTTTGGTTGCTGCTGAGTTAATATATTCTGAGTGGTGTTTGGacattttttgtttatttattttttaattttctcagAATTCTATTTAACATGATAGTACCATTATCCAATACTGACAGTCAATGTTAAACCTAATAAGATGCCACAATTAAGAATGCTAGGGTTAAGAAGTTGTGCCTTGTTGGAGAAAGTTCTTCCTCCTTTCCATTGAGTAAAAGTAGCTGTGTTGAGCTTGTGATAGAAGATGGCAGTCCCACTGCATATTTTGcttatttttcagttttctgAAAGAGTATCTTACAGTCACTCAAATAGAGCCAACAGTTTGCATATTTTCACCATTTCTTTTGTTGTCTCTTGATTCTGCAGTTTGGACTGGTGCACATATCAACAGGTGATATACTGAGGGCTGAAGTATCTGCTGGGACAGATATTGGAAAAAAAGCCAAAGAGTTCATGAATGCTGGTCGTCTGGTTCCTGATGAAATTGTGACAGATGTACCAGAGTTAAATTGCTAGTATAGTCTTCTTTTTACTTTCTTTGATGGTCTACAAATGAGTGTTTTATTCTGTAGATGGTAACAGCACGATTATCTCGCGAAGACGTAAAGCAAAAAGGGTGGCTGTTAGATGGGTATCCAAGAAGTTTTGCCCAAGCAGAAAGTTTGGAAAAATTGAAGATCAGACCAGATGTTTATGTTGTGTTGGATGTATGTAAATTTCATGCTCACTCTGTCTCTGCTTGTGATTTGATTACCACCTCAGCTTGTTTTCTTTCTATCCCCTGACCAAAGAAATTATTTGGTAatcttttcattttcattttgtaAGAACTGATATATGCATTAGCATACAACTTCTGCACAAGAAACAAAAGTTCCATATTATTccataatatatgaaaaattattgagTGGGTCATGATCACGCTCCCTCCATCCTTCATATTTTCTCCAAGTTTTGTGACATTTCTTAATATATTTGGAGATGTCACTTTAGTTGATAAGTCAAAAAGTATTCATGAAATATATCTCTTAATGCTCAGGTTCCTGATGAAATTCTGATCGACAGATGTATTGGGAGAAGACTAGACCCAGTGACAGGGAAGATATACCACATAAAAAATTTCCCTCCAGAGACTGAGGAAATCAAAGCAAGACTTATAACCCGTCCAGATGACACTGAGGAAAAAGTAAAATCAAAACCTGCATACGCTTACATGAACACTTGTAATACAATAATATTTTGCCTTAGTTGCTTATTGCTCAGTATACATTTATTTTATGTACTTTAAAGGCCACGACATGCAAAGCTGAAGTAAATTAACTAAAATGACTACATTCTTCATTTGTTATTGAGCTATAATTCATACGATACTTATTAGATAAAAGATTATTTTTATAACCCAGCTATAAGTCCAGGCATGCTAGAGGAACAAAATAAACATATGTGATATAGCTAGCTATCATGACTATCAAATGCATCATATTCTCCTTTTGCATTTTTTTGCATTTTAGAAGGCGCTTTCTTTTCTAATAATTGgaataactcatcaaaacagaATTATGTTACAATCTGCTTGAACATATATTCGCTTATGTTGAAAAAGGCTTAAGATGAGGGAGGGAGATATTGTTTCACATGTCACTTGTATAATTTGAAGTGCCTTTTACCCCCATGATATAGAAACCAATGCACATAAcatttttttcatgttttcagTGTGTTTGAGATTTTATGTGATGAAAATCATGTTACATCAGAAACTTATTTTCCTATTTCACAATTTCATGGGTTTCACTATTTATAAATGCCCATTTTCCTTTTTGTGAAACAATGTACTCAAACATGTATGCTATTATCTATTTGAAAGCTTAAACTCTTTCAAATCTAACTCAAAGTAATTTTTGACACCTAACAAGTACTTTTTCCTCAACTTGTGTTAGGTAAAGTCTCGTCTTGAAATATACAAGCTAAATGCAGAAGCAATTTTTTCCACTTATTCGAACATTATGAAAAAGGTAACTTTAAACTTTcttatcatttctttctttcataGATTATCTGAATTCACTtccagtaattttttttatttcttacattatcttttaaaaattcaGATTGATGGAAGCCGTCAAAAAGAAGTTGTTTTTGGAGATATATATTCTTTGCTATCTGAAGTGCAGAATGATAAAGTGAAACGGATTAAATCTGGTAAGAAGTTTTGAAGTGCATGTTGAAGTTATGCATAAGTTGTTGAAGGTTTGTTATGATTTGGGTAAGTTGTTGAAGCATTAATTTGTGAAAAAGTCAAGctatttaagttttaaattttgcTTTAAAATAGGATCTAATTGAATtgctttgattattttttttttattgatatgtagtagattttttgtatttttataggATTTACTGTTTTCTTGTGACTCTTGTATTTTTctcaatatatttaataaagagATATGACTTTATAACCCATAAATATTACTTCTGTTATTTCTCTTCTCCtctcaaaaattaataaatggtatcagagctagttTTTTACGAGTTTATCAATTTGAGAGAGATTCAaaatgagaaaagaaaattgatatggagataaaggaaaaaaatgCCTAACAAATTAGGCACAAGTAAACAGCAGAATTGAGGCATGACATCCATGGAAAATTCTCGAAGAAAAATACAAAATCAAGCTATTCCAAGAGGAGAACAAGGACTTCTCCAAGAACATAATATAAAGTCATGCCAAGAGGAGAACAAGACCTTATCCAAAAACAACAAAGTCATGCCAAGATGTGAGGACTTCTCCAAAAACATCAAAGTCAAGCTACAAGTAGGCAGCCAAGCACCTCCAACAAAACAAATCATTCACAATACAAGTTTTGGTGGAAGCTAGATGTTAATTGCAACAATTATGACCAAATTGGTCACATAGAAAGGGTATGCACAACTCAACAACAAGATGTTGAAATCAAAGTTGATTTAAATCCAAGAGATTAAATTCCATGATTCcaattttgttttcatttttgaAACAATCAAACATAATGATATTTAAGAAAATGTACACATAACCTGATTTAATTTAACCTAAATTATGGTGATTCAAATACAAAATACCACCCAAAAAATGGAAATATGAACAATTGAATGGAGTTATGTTGTGATCACGTTTCATTTCCATTTCCAAAGCAAACCAAAAGTGCTCTAATATCTCAGGCCATCAATTTTCGCCCCTGACTTGGCATGTTATTTAGGCTAACACCAGGTTTCCACTACTATGTTTTGCTTAATTCAAAGCCATTTATGCTTTCTTGGTGCATGTTTCAAATCCTATACCAGTATATCATATGCAACATTCATAGTAAAATTTTTGAGacttaatgattttattttttttacaagaattttttaatatatgactTCATACTATAAGTCATTTGTGAACTTCAACTTCTATATTTATCTAAGTTTATGTTTTCTATCTTTATTCCAGAAAAGTCAACAGCAAAGAGTGAAACCAGCTCTAATCAGGCACCAGTTTACCAGGTAAATGGTTTAGACTATGAAGTGTacaattgaataattttttttcctttcagaaaAGCAAAACGGTATAAAATTTTCccttatatctttttttttattaattttcttttcagaATAAATGGAGAGGAATTCCTACTAGATTAAACAATATTCCTCATTCCAGAGAAATCCGGAATTATTTTTATGATGATGTTCTGCAAGCCACACAGCGAGCTGTAAATGATGGTAGAATAAGATTAAAGGTTAGACACAAGTGTTAACCTCTTTTCAGTTAGATATTTGATAACCCagatcagcctattacatgatTTTGTTATTAATCG encodes:
- the LOC110600222 gene encoding adenylate kinase 5, chloroplastic isoform X2; this translates as MLPTSLSSLHATASSSVPSLSPLPTSSPYPSSSTSSASAFSLSFQPSSHQPPRLLSFSPNANTHFRRNSKTKVLKVNCSTSEPLKVMISGAPASGKGTQCELIVNKFGLVHISTGDILRAEVSAGTDIGKKAKEFMNAGRLVPDEIVTDMVTARLSREDVKQKGWLLDGYPRSFAQAESLEKLKIRPDVYVVLDVPDEILIDRCIGRRLDPVTGKIYHIKNFPPETEEIKARLITRPDDTEEKVKSRLEIYKLNAEAIFSTYSNIMKKIDGSRQKEVVFGDIYSLLSEVQNDKVKRIKSEKSTAKSETSSNQAPVYQNKWRGIPTRLNNIPHSREIRNYFYDDVLQATQRAVNDGRIRLKVEIAIPELNPEMDVYRIGTLMELVRVLALSFADDGKRVKVCVQGSMGQGALAGMPLQLSGTRKILEFMDWGDYGALGTFVRIGSIGAKEVEEQDDIFILVAPQNAVGNCIIDDLRAMTDAAGNRPVILVNPRLKDLPGSSGIMQTMGRDKRLEYAASFENCYSFRLLYYAGTQYPIMGALRDLVSMNGFCG
- the LOC110600222 gene encoding adenylate kinase 5, chloroplastic isoform X1 gives rise to the protein MLPTSLSSLHATASSSVPSLSPLPTSSPYPSSSTSSASAFSLSFQPSSHQPPRLLSFSPNANTHFRRNSKTKVLKVNCSTSEPLKVMISGAPASGKGTQCELIVNKFGLVHISTGDILRAEVSAGTDIGKKAKEFMNAGRLVPDEIVTDMVTARLSREDVKQKGWLLDGYPRSFAQAESLEKLKIRPDVYVVLDVPDEILIDRCIGRRLDPVTGKIYHIKNFPPETEEIKARLITRPDDTEEKVKSRLEIYKLNAEAIFSTYSNIMKKIDGSRQKEVVFGDIYSLLSEVQNDKVKRIKSEKSTAKSETSSNQAPVYQNKWRGIPTRLNNIPHSREIRNYFYDDVLQATQRAVNDGRIRLKVEIAIPELNPEMDVYRIGTLMELVRVLALSFADDGKRVKVCVQGSMGQGALAGMPLQLSGTRKILEFMDWGDYGALGTFVRIGSIGAKEVEEQDDIFILVAPQNAVGNCIIDDLRAMTDAAGNRPVILVNPRLKDLPGSSGIMQTMGRDKRLEYAASFENCYSFRLLYYAGTQYPIMGALRMSYPYHYEIYKRVDQPSGAEKYEILETFSEKPSSDDVNNAFLGKPRNQAKKASGFWGFLSGVL